From the Anaeromyxobacter dehalogenans 2CP-1 genome, the window TCCTGGAGAGCGCGGAGCGGCGCGCGGCCCGGCCGCCCTGCTTCGGCGTGCTCGCCCTCGGCACCGGCAACGCGGTGGCCGGTGTGGTGGGCGCGACCCCGCGGCGGCACGTGCAGGACCTTCTCCGCTTCGTGCGCGGCGAGGTCGGCCGCGTCCGCCGCCTCGACCTCGTCTCCTGCGGCGACCGGCTCACCCCGTTCGCCGGCGTCGGCATCGACGCCGCGGTGCTGAACGACTACATCTGGCTGAAGTCGCAGCTCGCCGACACCCCGCTCCGGCGCCTGGGCCTGGGCGCGAGCGGCTACGGCCTCGCCATCGCGCTGCGCTCCGCCCCGCGCTGCCTGGTCGAGCGCCGCCCCACCTACTGCGAGATCGTGAACGTGGGCCGCCCGGCCTGGCGCCTCGACGCGCGCGGCAACCGCGTCGGCCGCCCCATCGCCCACGGCGAGCTGCTCTACGCCGGCCCGTGCATGATGGCCGCCGCGAGCACCGTGCCCTACTACGGCCTGGGCCTGCGCGCGTTCCCGTTCGCCGGGCAGGCGCCGGGCATGATGCAGGTCCGGGTCGCCACCAGCATCCCGATCCGCACCCTGCTCACGAGCGTCCCGAGCATCTGGGCCGGCCGCTTCGCGCACCGGGGGCTGCTCGACTTCCACGCCGACCGCGTGGCGATGCGGTTCGAGAAGCCGATGCCGCTGCAGATCGGCGGTGACGCCGAGGGCTGGCGCGACGAGCTGACGTTCGGGATGGCGCCGCAGCCGGTGGACCTGGTCGACTTCGGCACCCCCTGCGCCGCGGCCTGAGCCGCGATCACAGGTAGTAGACGACGCGCTCGTCCTGCCAGAGCAGCTGGTACACGGCGCGCCGCTGCGCCTCCGACTCCAGCCGCACCGCCACG encodes:
- a CDS encoding diacylglycerol/lipid kinase family protein translates to MLRMVATAERSHGFEQPFAPPGADVAVLLNANAKQVTPGVRRALSSVLPDEHLFVSRCADEAAAIADEVVARRYRTVFTGGGDGTFVSWVNRILESAERRAARPPCFGVLALGTGNAVAGVVGATPRRHVQDLLRFVRGEVGRVRRLDLVSCGDRLTPFAGVGIDAAVLNDYIWLKSQLADTPLRRLGLGASGYGLAIALRSAPRCLVERRPTYCEIVNVGRPAWRLDARGNRVGRPIAHGELLYAGPCMMAAASTVPYYGLGLRAFPFAGQAPGMMQVRVATSIPIRTLLTSVPSIWAGRFAHRGLLDFHADRVAMRFEKPMPLQIGGDAEGWRDELTFGMAPQPVDLVDFGTPCAAA